A genomic segment from Glycine soja cultivar W05 chromosome 18, ASM419377v2, whole genome shotgun sequence encodes:
- the LOC114396530 gene encoding myb-like protein X, which yields MSRCFPFPPPGYEKKATAQDVDVLTKEKHREKKHKKEKRDKEKKESKEKRDKEGRDGKHKEKRDKKEKHREKKKDKDKDRDKDKSKTSAAIEKDFPGQAQGPNAGKLHQKEIKPNDKKAILLEDKLTKQFASNNGEKVRENNHLAEENKDSKFLLELDKRIRDNDGGAENQLAQKFTTAGHRKNDGAVRLVTKGSDTWPDGKERLQDKGIDTRKVDRRGIWGESRPVGNATVQNNAGKFHPRVDEMPKSLENNIYKPLEATVEGKERRVKGKKDDKHGDKKKNKEKGKKGHGKDKDRSKEKKKEEKAKENVEHENREQQNKLKESSKAGTIGSNSFTQVSRHSCEKSAVGENLKKRKDIESNGIMHANDSWPSKLPKPSPSLSHLTENGRILEPCQISLQNTSDRLAAASNIKVDNKERKINGIIEALPSTVSSKTPTPIATMPAPVSEASAKPPHPDSKYISQVYSVPKVDEWSDFDDQEWLFGSSHWQGRTPAVKSSEVEDTLQVWAEAVHIKPADIFALPFVIPY from the exons GAAAAGCACAGagaaaaaaagcataaaaaagagaagagggacaaagagaagaaggaaagtAAGGAAAAGAGAGACAAAGAAGGAAGGGATGGAAAGCATAAGGAAAAGagggacaaaaaagaaaaacacagagaaaaaaagaaagataaggacAAGGACAGAGATAAAGATAAGAGCAAAACCAGTGCTGCAATTGAGAAAGACTTTCCAGGACAAGCTCAGGGTCCCAATGCAGGTAAATTACATCAAAAGGAAATCAAACCAAATGATAAGAAGGCTATTTTACTTGAGGATAAACTCACCAAACAGTTTGCCAGTAACAATGGAGAGAAGGTTAGAGAGAATAATCATTTGGCTGAGGAAAACAAGGATTCTAAATTCCTCCTGGAGTTGGACAAGAGGATTAGGGATAATGATGGAGGAGCTGAGAATCAATTGGCTCAAAAGTTTACAACTGCAGGACACAGAAAGAATGATGGGGCTGTTAGATTGGTTACTAAGGGTAGTGACACCTGGCCTGATGGTAAGGAAAGGCTTCAGGATAAGGGCATTGATACTAGAAAGGTTGATAGGAGAGGAATCTGGGGTGAGTCCCGACCAGTTGGAAATGCAACAGTTCAGAATAATGCTGGAAAATTTCATCCCAGGGTTGATGAAATGCCCAAATCTttggaaaataatatttacaaacCTTTGGAAGCAACAgttgaaggaaaagagaggagggttaaggggaaaaaagatgataaacatggagataaaaagaaaaataaagagaaggggaaaaaaggACATGGGAAGGACAAAGACAGGagtaaagagaagaaaaaggaggAGAAAGCAAAGGAGAATGTTGAACATGAAAACAGAGAGCAGcagaataaattaaaagaaagcaGCAAAGCTGGTACAATAGGTTCAAATTCTTTCACACAGGTTTCCAGGCACAGCTGTGAGAAATCTGCTGTTGGGGAAAATCTCAAGAAACGGAAGGACATTGAATCAAATGGAATTATGCATG CAAATGACAGTTGGCCCAGTAAGTTGCCAAAGCCCTCTCCATCTCTCTCTCATCTCACTGAAAATGGGAGGATATTGGAACCCTGCCAAATTTCCCTTCAGAATACATCTGATAGGCTAGCAGCAGCCTCTAATATCAAGGTTGATAACAAAGAACGCAAGATAAATGGCATCATCGAAGCTCTACCATCCACAGTTTCCTCAAAAACTCCCACTCCCATTGCTACCATGCCAGCTCCAGTCAGTGAAGCATCTGCAAAACCACCTCATCCAGATAGCAAATACATAAGTCAGGTATATTCCGTGCCCAAAGTAGATGAGTGGTCTGATTTTGATGACCAAGAGTGGTTGTTTGGCAGCAGCCATTGGCAAGGAAGAACACCTGCAGTGAAATCTTCAGAGGTTGAGGATACACTACAGGTATGGGCAGAAGCTGTGCATATAAAGCCAGCAGATATTTTTGCTCTGCCATTTGTCATTCCATACTGA